One genomic window of candidate division TA06 bacterium includes the following:
- a CDS encoding 50S ribosomal protein L10, translated as MPKTDKEQKVLELTEKMNTAKSVYLTDFTGLNVPQATELRKKLREASVEYRVAKNTLAKLAAKNAGYEMLADYLTGPTGLAFGLKDAIIPAKILTEFAKEGNKPTVKIGLIDGKVVNPSEVKQLALLPSREVLLSMVLAGLQAPISSFVGVLGGVLQKIVGTVDAIAKQKEAQS; from the coding sequence ATGCCAAAAACAGATAAAGAACAAAAGGTCCTGGAACTGACCGAGAAAATGAATACCGCCAAATCGGTCTATCTTACCGACTTTACTGGTCTGAATGTTCCCCAGGCCACCGAACTGCGTAAAAAACTGCGGGAAGCGTCGGTGGAATACCGGGTGGCCAAGAATACACTGGCCAAACTGGCCGCCAAGAACGCAGGCTACGAAATGCTGGCCGATTACCTGACCGGCCCCACCGGGCTGGCCTTCGGACTTAAAGACGCCATCATTCCGGCCAAGATCCTGACCGAATTTGCCAAGGAGGGCAACAAGCCCACGGTCAAGATCGGACTGATCGACGGCAAGGTAGTCAACCCCAGCGAGGTCAAACAGCTGGCCCTGCTGCCTTCCCGGGAAGTGCTTCTGTCCATGGTGCTGGCCGGACTCCAGGCGCCCATTTCCTCGTTTGTCGGGGTTCTGGGCGGGGTGCTGCAGAAAATTGTGGGCACGGTGGACGCCATAGCCAAGCAAAAGGAAGCCCAGTCCTGA
- the rplL gene encoding 50S ribosomal protein L7/L12, which yields MSDKKQVVMEAIEQMTVLELAELVKSLEEKFGVKAAAPVAAAAAGGAAAAPAEEKTSFDVVLVYGGDKKIQVIKEVRGITNLGLKEAKDLVEGAPKPVKEGVTKDEAQKIKATLEAAGAVVELK from the coding sequence ATGTCGGACAAGAAACAAGTCGTAATGGAAGCCATCGAGCAGATGACAGTGCTGGAGCTGGCTGAACTGGTCAAGTCCCTGGAAGAAAAATTCGGCGTCAAGGCCGCCGCCCCGGTGGCCGCAGCCGCAGCCGGCGGAGCCGCCGCCGCTCCGGCCGAAGAGAAGACCTCTTTTGATGTGGTGCTGGTCTACGGCGGAGACAAGAAAATCCAGGTGATCAAGGAAGTCCGCGGGATCACCAACCTGGGACTGAAGGAAGCCAAGGACCTGGTGGAAGGCGCCCCCAAGCCGGTCAAAGAGGGCGTTACCAAGGATGAGGCCCAGAAGATCAAGGCCACCCTGGAAGCGGCCGGAGCCGTGGTAGAACTCAAGTAA
- the rpoB gene encoding DNA-directed RNA polymerase subunit beta has protein sequence MKEVILKPVKRKDYSKIKSGIQLPNMLDMQLNSYKDFLQEHQAPEKRKNEGLQAVFNEIFPIEDAQNRMAMDFISYGLGKPRYSISECHDRDMTYAAPLKSILRLSLKDPSDPKGKPKEVVEKEVFLGEVPLMTETGTFVINGAERVVVSQLHRSPGAFFAEKSHPSGKRIYTAEIIPYRGSWLKLTLDPNDLLWVSIDKHRKFHATLLLRAVGFATNKALLSLYHQPETISLSGEKQALDRYLFSDVSAPKTGEVLAEAGHKITPEILATLKLSKVEKVEVVAIDPVKDPAIIPRTMLADNNKGSKEDALSKIYNILHPGDAINPELSKAVIEKMFFDRKRYDLKKVGRYQLNKRLGQEISSANVLCPKDFVEVVRYLLSLRMNQGEVDDIDHLGNRRILRVGELVSNQFSAALSRMARMTRERMAMWDGQGSITPQDLVNSRIISSTVNSFFSSSQLSQFLDQPNPLAELRHKRRLSALGPGGLTRERAGFEVRDVHYTHYGRMCPIETPEGPNIGLIASLACFARVNELGFLETPYRKLKNGKLTGEVDYLSANEEDQYTIAQANTPVDDGGKILGEQALSRYRETFPRAKAGEVHYMDVSPQQLVSLSAALIPFLEHDDANRALMGSNMQCQAVPLLKPQSPVVGTGLEGKAAVDSGTMVLCKRDGVVEKVTADCVFIRPAKTDIAEVDFLKDSQYDVYHLTKFRRSNQDTCLNHKPIVREGEAVRKGEVIADGSSTEGGELALGINCLVGFLPWSGFNFEDAIIISDKMVQDDKFTSVHIENFECFVRDTKRGPEEVTREIPNVGEEAVKDLDDNGIIRIGARVEAGDILVGKVTPKGETEPTPEEKLLRAIFGDKAGDFKDTSLKAPPGMDGIVCDVKVFSRKSQDRRSSQEEKRKIEEMQKEARKRSERIKNERDRRIRELLLDQTCNQTLKDGEKLLARKGQRLSEAVLDEIKFERTPLEDLAQICEDPALGAKAVKLMDSARKAIEAVQYELQIEKEKVERGDELPADVIKLVKVFVSRKRKLMVGDKLAGRHGNKGVLARIVPEEDMPYLADGRPLDMILNPLGVPSRMNLGQVLETHLGWAAQLLGFKVATPIFDGANIAEIQSEMKLAGLPEHGKVTLYDGRSGQPFDEPVTVGVMYMLKLSHLVDDKIHARSIGPYSLITQQPLGGKAHFGGQRFGEMEVWALESYGAAYTLQEILTVKSDDVQGRQRVYEAIVKGDNLPEPGTPACFEVLVNELRGLCLDVQLYKED, from the coding sequence ATCAAGGAGGTTATTTTGAAACCGGTCAAAAGAAAAGATTATTCCAAAATAAAGTCGGGAATTCAGCTGCCCAACATGCTTGATATGCAGCTCAATTCCTACAAGGACTTTTTGCAGGAGCATCAGGCTCCGGAAAAGCGCAAGAACGAGGGGCTGCAGGCGGTGTTCAACGAGATATTCCCCATCGAGGACGCCCAGAACCGGATGGCGATGGACTTCATCTCCTACGGCCTGGGCAAGCCCCGCTATTCCATCTCCGAATGCCACGACCGCGACATGACCTATGCCGCCCCGCTGAAGTCCATCCTCAGGCTTTCGCTCAAGGATCCCAGCGATCCCAAGGGCAAGCCCAAGGAAGTGGTGGAAAAGGAGGTATTCCTGGGCGAAGTGCCGCTGATGACCGAGACAGGCACCTTCGTCATCAATGGGGCCGAGCGGGTGGTGGTCAGCCAGCTGCACCGCTCCCCGGGAGCCTTCTTTGCCGAAAAAAGCCATCCTTCGGGAAAGAGGATCTACACCGCCGAGATCATACCCTACCGAGGCTCCTGGCTTAAGCTGACCCTGGATCCCAACGATCTGCTATGGGTCTCCATCGACAAGCACCGCAAGTTTCATGCTACTTTGCTGCTGAGGGCGGTGGGCTTTGCCACCAACAAGGCCTTGCTTTCACTTTACCACCAGCCGGAGACCATCTCCCTGTCCGGGGAAAAGCAGGCCCTGGACCGCTATCTTTTCAGCGACGTCAGCGCCCCCAAGACCGGCGAAGTGCTGGCCGAGGCCGGGCACAAGATAACCCCCGAGATCCTGGCCACACTAAAGCTGTCCAAGGTGGAAAAGGTGGAAGTGGTGGCCATCGACCCGGTCAAGGACCCGGCCATCATCCCCCGCACCATGCTGGCCGACAACAACAAGGGGTCCAAGGAGGACGCCCTCTCCAAAATATACAACATCCTTCACCCCGGGGATGCCATCAACCCAGAGCTCTCCAAGGCGGTGATCGAAAAAATGTTCTTTGACCGCAAACGCTATGACCTGAAAAAGGTAGGCCGCTACCAACTGAACAAAAGGCTGGGCCAGGAGATATCTTCAGCCAATGTACTTTGTCCCAAGGATTTTGTGGAAGTGGTCCGCTATCTGCTTTCTTTAAGAATGAACCAGGGCGAAGTGGATGACATCGATCATCTGGGCAACCGCCGGATATTGAGGGTCGGCGAACTGGTCTCCAACCAGTTTTCGGCCGCGCTCTCCCGGATGGCCCGGATGACCCGGGAGCGGATGGCCATGTGGGACGGACAGGGTTCGATCACCCCCCAGGACCTGGTCAACTCCCGCATCATCTCCTCCACCGTCAACAGTTTCTTCAGCTCCTCCCAGCTGTCCCAATTCCTGGACCAGCCCAACCCGCTGGCCGAGCTGCGGCACAAGCGGCGCCTTTCGGCGCTGGGGCCGGGCGGCCTGACCCGGGAACGGGCCGGGTTCGAGGTCCGCGACGTGCATTACACCCACTACGGCCGGATGTGCCCCATCGAGACCCCGGAAGGACCAAACATCGGGCTGATCGCATCCCTGGCCTGCTTTGCCCGGGTGAACGAGCTGGGCTTTCTGGAAACGCCCTACCGCAAACTTAAGAACGGCAAGCTGACCGGAGAGGTGGATTACCTTTCGGCCAACGAGGAGGACCAGTACACCATCGCCCAGGCCAACACCCCGGTGGACGACGGCGGAAAGATCCTGGGAGAACAGGCCCTGAGCCGCTACCGCGAGACCTTTCCCCGGGCCAAAGCAGGCGAGGTCCATTATATGGACGTTTCGCCCCAGCAGCTGGTGAGCCTTTCGGCCGCCCTGATCCCCTTCCTGGAGCATGACGACGCCAACCGGGCCCTGATGGGCTCCAACATGCAGTGCCAGGCGGTTCCCCTGCTTAAGCCCCAGTCGCCGGTGGTGGGCACCGGGCTGGAGGGCAAGGCGGCGGTTGACTCCGGGACCATGGTGCTCTGTAAGCGGGACGGGGTGGTGGAAAAGGTCACCGCCGACTGCGTCTTCATCCGACCGGCCAAGACCGACATCGCCGAGGTGGATTTTCTCAAGGACAGCCAGTACGACGTCTACCACCTCACCAAGTTCCGCCGTTCCAACCAGGACACCTGCCTTAATCATAAGCCCATCGTCCGCGAGGGAGAGGCCGTCAGGAAGGGCGAGGTGATAGCCGACGGCTCATCCACCGAGGGGGGCGAGCTGGCTTTGGGCATCAACTGTCTGGTGGGCTTTTTGCCCTGGTCGGGTTTCAATTTCGAGGACGCCATCATCATCTCTGACAAGATGGTTCAGGACGACAAGTTCACCTCTGTCCACATCGAGAATTTCGAATGCTTCGTCCGGGACACCAAACGTGGGCCGGAAGAGGTGACCCGGGAGATACCCAACGTGGGCGAGGAGGCGGTGAAGGACCTGGACGATAACGGCATCATCCGCATCGGCGCCCGGGTGGAAGCCGGCGACATCCTGGTGGGCAAGGTGACCCCCAAGGGCGAGACCGAACCCACCCCCGAGGAAAAACTGCTTAGGGCCATCTTCGGCGACAAGGCCGGGGACTTTAAGGACACCTCGCTCAAGGCCCCTCCGGGCATGGACGGAATAGTCTGCGACGTCAAGGTCTTCTCCCGCAAGAGCCAGGACCGCAGGAGCAGCCAGGAGGAAAAACGCAAGATTGAAGAGATGCAGAAGGAGGCCCGGAAGCGTTCCGAGCGGATCAAGAACGAGCGCGACCGCCGGATCCGGGAACTGCTGCTGGACCAGACCTGCAACCAGACCCTGAAGGACGGGGAAAAACTGCTGGCCCGCAAGGGGCAGCGCCTGTCGGAAGCGGTGCTGGACGAAATAAAATTTGAAAGGACCCCTCTGGAGGACCTGGCCCAGATCTGCGAAGATCCTGCTTTGGGAGCCAAGGCCGTCAAGCTGATGGATTCGGCCCGCAAGGCCATCGAAGCTGTGCAGTATGAACTGCAGATCGAAAAGGAAAAAGTGGAGCGGGGCGACGAGCTGCCGGCCGACGTCATCAAGCTGGTCAAGGTCTTCGTCTCCCGTAAGCGCAAGCTGATGGTGGGCGACAAGCTGGCCGGACGGCACGGCAACAAGGGCGTGCTGGCCAGGATCGTGCCTGAGGAGGACATGCCTTATCTGGCCGACGGCCGTCCCCTGGACATGATCCTGAACCCGCTGGGCGTGCCTTCACGCATGAACCTGGGGCAGGTGCTGGAGACCCATCTGGGATGGGCCGCCCAACTGCTGGGCTTTAAAGTGGCCACTCCCATCTTCGACGGGGCCAATATCGCAGAGATCCAGTCCGAGATGAAACTGGCCGGCCTGCCCGAGCACGGCAAGGTCACCCTCTATGACGGCCGGAGCGGCCAGCCGTTCGACGAGCCGGTGACGGTGGGCGTGATGTACATGCTAAAGCTATCCCACCTGGTGGACGACAAGATCCACGCCCGGTCAATCGGGCCCTATTCCCTTATCACCCAGCAGCCCCTGGGAGGCAAGGCCCATTTCGGCGGCCAGCGTTTCGGGGAAATGGAGGTCTGGGCCCTGGAATCATACGGGGCGGCCTACACCCTGCAGGAGATACTGACCGTCAAGTCCGACGATGTCCAGGGAAGACAGAGGGTCTACGAGGCCATCGTCAAGGGAGACAACCTGCCCGAGCCCGGCACCCCGGCCTGCTTTGAGGTGCTGGTAAACGAACTGAGGGGCCTGTGCCTGGACGTTCAATTGTATAAGGAGGACTAA